A stretch of Myroides oncorhynchi DNA encodes these proteins:
- a CDS encoding DMT family transporter, which produces MKNLIFLLIAILLETIATTSLKASEGFTKVVPAAITLIGYAGAFYLLSLTLRTIPIGIAYALWSGIGIVLVTIAAYFLYKQKLDTPALLGIALIIIGVLVIQLFSKSQAH; this is translated from the coding sequence ATGAAGAATCTAATCTTCTTACTTATCGCAATACTGCTTGAAACGATAGCTACTACATCACTTAAAGCAAGTGAGGGATTTACTAAGGTAGTGCCTGCTGCTATAACATTAATAGGATATGCAGGTGCATTCTATCTATTGAGTCTTACGCTGCGTACTATTCCCATAGGGATAGCTTATGCGTTATGGTCAGGTATAGGAATAGTCCTAGTTACAATAGCAGCCTACTTCTTATACAAACAAAAATTAGATACACCTGCATTACTAGGAATAGCCTTAATAATCATAGGAGTACTAGTTATTCAATTATTCTCTAAAAGTCAGGCACATTAA